Proteins encoded in a region of the Neodiprion virginianus isolate iyNeoVirg1 chromosome 2, iyNeoVirg1.1, whole genome shotgun sequence genome:
- the LOC124298816 gene encoding WASH complex subunit 5 isoform X3, translated as MGDFLALNNGCGQNILQLVSRGNAIIAELMRLKDYVPPIFRQADQRYSQIILDFSYFKAADAYEHKIENDSVSQELDEEMRDTFSDILTRFYLAFESIHKYVTDLNAFTEELEDGIYIQQSIETIMLSEEGKQLMCEAVYLYGVMLLLVDLHFEGPIRERLLVSYYRYNVQHISTTRVDDVCVLLRSTGFSNAPLKRPANYPEAYFKRIPLNTLLVDLVISRLRSDEIYNQSLAFPYPEHRSMALASQAAMLVVALAFSPSTLHSQTSIMRETVDRFFPDNWVISIYMGLVLNLWDWWEPYKAAKNALNNTFEVSNVKQIAQKYGQKLKKQVADTKEFQLSKRVEENAIGNTVKLVRDCNVTLHWILLHTSMPGMFSEGSKRSRSIRQLVIQESKYIAIECLWLLLNTAQLEQDVKQMYKQLLTDKETIWTRHKEICVERISGLAEVFSGNRPLDGVEKNECLQIWFKEIGKHVDSLQQDEGRKIVQLFQALEEVQEFHQLEHNLHISQYLADTRDILQRMLRTSSITEDVMIALNIVTDCSYAWNIMESFISIMQECIKKDPPMVTKLKPLFSKMASALETPLLRINQAHSSDLSSVSQHYSRELEVFARHVLQVIPETVFGLLAQIVDLETNHLKEIPLRLSKDKLREYAQLDDRLKVAKLTYTVSVFTEGVLALKSVSLGILLVDSHQLLEDGIRQELVEKITLALHSGLTFDAKSKITFIINDAVEQECKGLIWVPGRRNLRKNKINSLLVSNDSNSINFMGRIVRELLRVTDPKTTVYIEHTIAWYDLKTQTEVLNHKIFSGILKAMGIPGLTGLDKLISFLAFTEIEKCINYLEKGFQDKVWIDVFNEFNNITENTDTPKGKHYQTISSRCAKTWPPMLDWVLKIGHMQMLRKKIAYELNIACKFNAKQVEMSLRTFNNAIISEICSNRDWDQQDPVRKDLLRNLSTRLNWAGMNDPYEKQYVNATKTNNIEMIIFLLTVSQLPKIYYSRKLASLLSKKAQDPVDAVVFVIGVQTILHQCNAAAKEDYVSHLCQYILSFEISDGSKNAQILEEEGITGLNYLEEFVKYSNLPKSAILKHIPLILLDQYHTKTMK; from the exons ATGGGGGACTTTCTGGCATTGAATAACGGATGCGGCCAGAATATTTTACAGCTTGTTTCGCGTGGAAATGCTATTATAGCTGAATTGATGCGGCTAAAGGATTACGTGCCGCCAATTTTTAG GCAGGCGGATCAACGTTACAGCCAAATCATCTTGGACTTCTCCTATTTCAAGGCTGCCGATGCGTATGAgcataaaatagaaaatgattCT GTATCGCAGGAACTGGACGAAGAGATGCGTGATACATTTTCAGATATTCTGACTAGATTTTATTTGGCTTTTGAAAGCATTCACAAGTATGTTACCGATTTGAATGCTTTTACCGAAGAATTGGAGGATGGAATATACATACAGCAATCTATCGAAACAATAATGCTCAGTGAAGAAGGAAAGCAGTTGATG TGTGAGGCAGTGTATTTGTACGGAGTCATGCTTTTGTTGGTTGATCTGCACTTCGAAGGACCAATTCGAGAACGGCTGCTTGTTTCCTACTACCGATACAATGTACAGCATATATCAACGACAAGGGTAGATGATGTTTGTGTCCTACTCAGATCAACAGGATTTAGCAATGCACCTTTGAAACGCCCTGCAAACTATCCGGAAGCATATTTTAA ACGAATTCCGCTCAACACTCTTCTTGTTGATCTCGTAATAAGTCGCCTTCGCTCGGACGAAATATACAATCAAAGTCTGGCTTTTCCTTATCCAGAACATCGGAGCATGGCGCTAGCCAGTCAGGCTGCTATGCTAGTCGTGGCTCTAGCCTTCAGCCCGTCTACGCTTCACTCTCAAACTTCGATAATGAGAGAAACAGTCGATAGATTTTTTCCGGATAATTGGGTGATCAGTATATACATGGGGCTAGTCCTGAACTTGTGGGACTGGTGGGAGCCATATAAAGCTGCAAAAAATGCTCTCAATAACACATTTGAGGTTTCAAACGTGAAACAAATTGCTCAAAAGTATGGGCAGAAGTTAAAG AAACAGGTAGCCGATACCAAAGAATTCCAATTATCCAAAAGAGTGGAGGAAAATGCAATCGGAAATACTGTCAAGCTTGTTCGTGACTGTAATGTTACTCTTCATTGGATCCTTCTCCACACCTCAATGCCTGGTATGTTCAGCGAAGGATCCAAACGATCGCGGAGTATCCGCCAACTCGTTATACAGGAATCCAAATACATCGCCATTGAATGTCTCTGGCTTTTGCTTAATACTGCTCAACTAGAGCAAGATGTTAAACAGATGTACAAACAG CTGCTGACTGACAAAGAAACAATTTGGACTCGTCATAAAGAGATTTGCGTTGAACGTATTTCTGGTTTGGCAGAAGTGTTCAGTGGAAACAGGCCGCTAGATGGGGTAGAAAAGAACGAATGCTTGCAGATATGGTTCAAAGAGATAGGAAAACACGTTGATTCCCTACAGCAAGACGAGGGAAGAAAGATAGTGCAGCTGTTTCAGGCCCTGGAAGAAGTTCAAG AGTTTCATCAATTGGAGCATAATCTACATATATCTCAGTACCTCGCTGACACTCGTGATATACTGCAGCGTATGCTTCGCACCAGTAGCATAACTGAGGATGTAATGATCGCCTTAAACATCGTAACAGACTGTAGCTACGCATGGAACATTATGGAGTCTTTCATAAGCATCATGCAGGAGTGTATTAAAAAGGATCCACCAATGGTTACCAAATTGAAACCCCTTTTTTCGAAG ATGGCATCTGCATTGGAAACTCCACTACTACGTATAAATCAAGCTCACAGTTCAGATTTGTCTTCAGTATCACAGCATTACAGTAGAGAATTGGAAGTATTTGCCCGACATGTTCTTCAAGTTATTCCAGAAACAGTGTTTGGCCTACTTGCACAGATTGTCGATTTGGAAACCAATCATCTCAAAGAGATACCTTTGCGATTAAGCAAGGATAAACTAAGAGAATACGCACAGTTGGATGACAGGCTCAag GTAGCTAAGTTAACGTACACTGTATCAGTTTTTACGGAAGGGGTGCTTGCCCTAAAGAGTGTTTCATTGGGTATTCTTCTGGTCGATTCTCACCAGCTACTTGAAGACGGAATAAGGCAAGagcttgttgaaaaaataacccTTGCCTTGCACAGTGGCCTTACATTCGATGCAAAGTCAAAG ATAACTTTTATAATAAATGATGCAGTTGAACAGGAATGTAAAGGGTTAATATGGGTACCGGGCAGGAGAAACTTgcgaaagaataaaataaacagtCTGCTAGTATCAAACGATTCCAACTCTATCAATTTCATGGGAAGAATTGTACGCGAATTACTACGCGTTACCGATCCAAA GACCACTGTGTATATTGAACATACGATTGCATGGTACGATTTGAAGACCCAGACGGAGGTTTTGAATCATAAAATCTTCTCCGGCATATTAAAAGCAATGGGAATACCTGGTTTAACTGGATTAGATAAGCTGATATCCTTTTTGGCATTTACCGAGATTGAAAAGTGTATAAACTACTTAGAAAAAGGATTTCAAGATAAAGTTTGGATCGATGTGTTCAACGAATTTAACAACATCACAGAGAATACAGATACACCAAAAG gGAAACACTATCAGACGATTTCATCACGCTGCGCGAAGACTTGGCCGCCAATGCTAGATTGGGTTTTGAAAATCGGACACATGCAAATGCTGCGTAAAAAAATAGCTTATGAATTAAACATTGCTTGCAAATTCAATGCCAAACAAGTAGAAATGTCATTGAGGACATTCAACAA CGCAATTATATCGGAAATATGCAGTAATCGTGACTGGGATCAGCAGGACCCAGTGCGTAAAGATCTTTTGCGTAATTTGAGCACCAGATTGAATTGGGCAGGCATGAATGATCCGTATGAGAAACAATACGTTAATGCTACGAAAACCAACAACATTGAgatgataatatttttactcacTGTATCGCAGCTGCCGAAAATTTACTATTCCAGAAAACTTG CTAGTCTTTTGAGCAAAAAGGCTCAAGATCCCGTTGATGCAGTCGTTTTCGTCATAGGAGTTCAGACCATACTACATCAATGTAATGCTGCCGCAAAAGAGGATTATGTATCACATCTTTGCCAATATATCCTGTCCTTTGAGATCAGCGATGG
- the LOC124298816 gene encoding WASH complex subunit 5 isoform X2: MGDFLALNNGCGQNILQLVSRGNAIIAELMRLKDYVPPIFRQADQRYSQIILDFSYFKAADAYEHKIENDSVSQELDEEMRDTFSDILTRFYLAFESIHKYVTDLNAFTEELEDGIYIQQSIETIMLSEEGKQLMCEAVYLYGVMLLLVDLHFEGPIRERLLVSYYRYNVQHISTTRVDDVCVLLRSTGFSNAPLKRPANYPEAYFKRIPLNTLLVDLVISRLRSDEIYNQSLAFPYPEHRSMALASQAAMLVVALAFSPSTLHSQTSIMRETVDRFFPDNWVISIYMGLVLNLWDWWEPYKAAKNALNNTFEVSNVKQIAQKYGQKLKVADTKEFQLSKRVEENAIGNTVKLVRDCNVTLHWILLHTSMPGMFSEGSKRSRSIRQLVIQESKYIAIECLWLLLNTAQLEQDVKQMYKQLLTDKETIWTRHKEICVERISGLAEVFSGNRPLDGVEKNECLQIWFKEIGKHVDSLQQDEGRKIVQLFQALEEVQEFHQLEHNLHISQYLADTRDILQRMLRTSSITEDVMIALNIVTDCSYAWNIMESFISIMQECIKKDPPMVTKLKPLFSKMASALETPLLRINQAHSSDLSSVSQHYSRELEVFARHVLQVIPETVFGLLAQIVDLETNHLKEIPLRLSKDKLREYAQLDDRLKVAKLTYTVSVFTEGVLALKSVSLGILLVDSHQLLEDGIRQELVEKITLALHSGLTFDAKSKTSELLKKLEELAVVIDGYRRSFQYIQDYININSLKIWQEEITFIINDAVEQECKGLIWVPGRRNLRKNKINSLLVSNDSNSINFMGRIVRELLRVTDPKTTVYIEHTIAWYDLKTQTEVLNHKIFSGILKAMGIPGLTGLDKLISFLAFTEIEKCINYLEKGFQDKVWIDVFNEFNNITENTDTPKGKHYQTISSRCAKTWPPMLDWVLKIGHMQMLRKKIAYELNIACKFNAKQVEMSLRTFNNAIISEICSNRDWDQQDPVRKDLLRNLSTRLNWAGMNDPYEKQYVNATKTNNIEMIIFLLTVSQLPKIYYSRKLASLLSKKAQDPVDAVVFVIGVQTILHQCNAAAKEDYVSHLCQYILSFEISDGSKNAQILEEEGITGLNYLEEFVKYSNLPKSAILKHIPLILLDQYHTKTMK, translated from the exons ATGGGGGACTTTCTGGCATTGAATAACGGATGCGGCCAGAATATTTTACAGCTTGTTTCGCGTGGAAATGCTATTATAGCTGAATTGATGCGGCTAAAGGATTACGTGCCGCCAATTTTTAG GCAGGCGGATCAACGTTACAGCCAAATCATCTTGGACTTCTCCTATTTCAAGGCTGCCGATGCGTATGAgcataaaatagaaaatgattCT GTATCGCAGGAACTGGACGAAGAGATGCGTGATACATTTTCAGATATTCTGACTAGATTTTATTTGGCTTTTGAAAGCATTCACAAGTATGTTACCGATTTGAATGCTTTTACCGAAGAATTGGAGGATGGAATATACATACAGCAATCTATCGAAACAATAATGCTCAGTGAAGAAGGAAAGCAGTTGATG TGTGAGGCAGTGTATTTGTACGGAGTCATGCTTTTGTTGGTTGATCTGCACTTCGAAGGACCAATTCGAGAACGGCTGCTTGTTTCCTACTACCGATACAATGTACAGCATATATCAACGACAAGGGTAGATGATGTTTGTGTCCTACTCAGATCAACAGGATTTAGCAATGCACCTTTGAAACGCCCTGCAAACTATCCGGAAGCATATTTTAA ACGAATTCCGCTCAACACTCTTCTTGTTGATCTCGTAATAAGTCGCCTTCGCTCGGACGAAATATACAATCAAAGTCTGGCTTTTCCTTATCCAGAACATCGGAGCATGGCGCTAGCCAGTCAGGCTGCTATGCTAGTCGTGGCTCTAGCCTTCAGCCCGTCTACGCTTCACTCTCAAACTTCGATAATGAGAGAAACAGTCGATAGATTTTTTCCGGATAATTGGGTGATCAGTATATACATGGGGCTAGTCCTGAACTTGTGGGACTGGTGGGAGCCATATAAAGCTGCAAAAAATGCTCTCAATAACACATTTGAGGTTTCAAACGTGAAACAAATTGCTCAAAAGTATGGGCAGAAGTTAAAG GTAGCCGATACCAAAGAATTCCAATTATCCAAAAGAGTGGAGGAAAATGCAATCGGAAATACTGTCAAGCTTGTTCGTGACTGTAATGTTACTCTTCATTGGATCCTTCTCCACACCTCAATGCCTGGTATGTTCAGCGAAGGATCCAAACGATCGCGGAGTATCCGCCAACTCGTTATACAGGAATCCAAATACATCGCCATTGAATGTCTCTGGCTTTTGCTTAATACTGCTCAACTAGAGCAAGATGTTAAACAGATGTACAAACAG CTGCTGACTGACAAAGAAACAATTTGGACTCGTCATAAAGAGATTTGCGTTGAACGTATTTCTGGTTTGGCAGAAGTGTTCAGTGGAAACAGGCCGCTAGATGGGGTAGAAAAGAACGAATGCTTGCAGATATGGTTCAAAGAGATAGGAAAACACGTTGATTCCCTACAGCAAGACGAGGGAAGAAAGATAGTGCAGCTGTTTCAGGCCCTGGAAGAAGTTCAAG AGTTTCATCAATTGGAGCATAATCTACATATATCTCAGTACCTCGCTGACACTCGTGATATACTGCAGCGTATGCTTCGCACCAGTAGCATAACTGAGGATGTAATGATCGCCTTAAACATCGTAACAGACTGTAGCTACGCATGGAACATTATGGAGTCTTTCATAAGCATCATGCAGGAGTGTATTAAAAAGGATCCACCAATGGTTACCAAATTGAAACCCCTTTTTTCGAAG ATGGCATCTGCATTGGAAACTCCACTACTACGTATAAATCAAGCTCACAGTTCAGATTTGTCTTCAGTATCACAGCATTACAGTAGAGAATTGGAAGTATTTGCCCGACATGTTCTTCAAGTTATTCCAGAAACAGTGTTTGGCCTACTTGCACAGATTGTCGATTTGGAAACCAATCATCTCAAAGAGATACCTTTGCGATTAAGCAAGGATAAACTAAGAGAATACGCACAGTTGGATGACAGGCTCAag GTAGCTAAGTTAACGTACACTGTATCAGTTTTTACGGAAGGGGTGCTTGCCCTAAAGAGTGTTTCATTGGGTATTCTTCTGGTCGATTCTCACCAGCTACTTGAAGACGGAATAAGGCAAGagcttgttgaaaaaataacccTTGCCTTGCACAGTGGCCTTACATTCGATGCAAAGTCAAAG ACTAGTGAATTGCTCAAAAAATTGGAAGAGCTCGCGGTGGTAATAGACGGCTATCGCAGATCCTTCCAATACATTCAGGACTACATAAATATCAACAGTCTCAAGATATGGCAGGAAGAA ATAACTTTTATAATAAATGATGCAGTTGAACAGGAATGTAAAGGGTTAATATGGGTACCGGGCAGGAGAAACTTgcgaaagaataaaataaacagtCTGCTAGTATCAAACGATTCCAACTCTATCAATTTCATGGGAAGAATTGTACGCGAATTACTACGCGTTACCGATCCAAA GACCACTGTGTATATTGAACATACGATTGCATGGTACGATTTGAAGACCCAGACGGAGGTTTTGAATCATAAAATCTTCTCCGGCATATTAAAAGCAATGGGAATACCTGGTTTAACTGGATTAGATAAGCTGATATCCTTTTTGGCATTTACCGAGATTGAAAAGTGTATAAACTACTTAGAAAAAGGATTTCAAGATAAAGTTTGGATCGATGTGTTCAACGAATTTAACAACATCACAGAGAATACAGATACACCAAAAG gGAAACACTATCAGACGATTTCATCACGCTGCGCGAAGACTTGGCCGCCAATGCTAGATTGGGTTTTGAAAATCGGACACATGCAAATGCTGCGTAAAAAAATAGCTTATGAATTAAACATTGCTTGCAAATTCAATGCCAAACAAGTAGAAATGTCATTGAGGACATTCAACAA CGCAATTATATCGGAAATATGCAGTAATCGTGACTGGGATCAGCAGGACCCAGTGCGTAAAGATCTTTTGCGTAATTTGAGCACCAGATTGAATTGGGCAGGCATGAATGATCCGTATGAGAAACAATACGTTAATGCTACGAAAACCAACAACATTGAgatgataatatttttactcacTGTATCGCAGCTGCCGAAAATTTACTATTCCAGAAAACTTG CTAGTCTTTTGAGCAAAAAGGCTCAAGATCCCGTTGATGCAGTCGTTTTCGTCATAGGAGTTCAGACCATACTACATCAATGTAATGCTGCCGCAAAAGAGGATTATGTATCACATCTTTGCCAATATATCCTGTCCTTTGAGATCAGCGATGG
- the LOC124298816 gene encoding WASH complex subunit 5 isoform X1 gives MGDFLALNNGCGQNILQLVSRGNAIIAELMRLKDYVPPIFRQADQRYSQIILDFSYFKAADAYEHKIENDSVSQELDEEMRDTFSDILTRFYLAFESIHKYVTDLNAFTEELEDGIYIQQSIETIMLSEEGKQLMCEAVYLYGVMLLLVDLHFEGPIRERLLVSYYRYNVQHISTTRVDDVCVLLRSTGFSNAPLKRPANYPEAYFKRIPLNTLLVDLVISRLRSDEIYNQSLAFPYPEHRSMALASQAAMLVVALAFSPSTLHSQTSIMRETVDRFFPDNWVISIYMGLVLNLWDWWEPYKAAKNALNNTFEVSNVKQIAQKYGQKLKKQVADTKEFQLSKRVEENAIGNTVKLVRDCNVTLHWILLHTSMPGMFSEGSKRSRSIRQLVIQESKYIAIECLWLLLNTAQLEQDVKQMYKQLLTDKETIWTRHKEICVERISGLAEVFSGNRPLDGVEKNECLQIWFKEIGKHVDSLQQDEGRKIVQLFQALEEVQEFHQLEHNLHISQYLADTRDILQRMLRTSSITEDVMIALNIVTDCSYAWNIMESFISIMQECIKKDPPMVTKLKPLFSKMASALETPLLRINQAHSSDLSSVSQHYSRELEVFARHVLQVIPETVFGLLAQIVDLETNHLKEIPLRLSKDKLREYAQLDDRLKVAKLTYTVSVFTEGVLALKSVSLGILLVDSHQLLEDGIRQELVEKITLALHSGLTFDAKSKTSELLKKLEELAVVIDGYRRSFQYIQDYININSLKIWQEEITFIINDAVEQECKGLIWVPGRRNLRKNKINSLLVSNDSNSINFMGRIVRELLRVTDPKTTVYIEHTIAWYDLKTQTEVLNHKIFSGILKAMGIPGLTGLDKLISFLAFTEIEKCINYLEKGFQDKVWIDVFNEFNNITENTDTPKGKHYQTISSRCAKTWPPMLDWVLKIGHMQMLRKKIAYELNIACKFNAKQVEMSLRTFNNAIISEICSNRDWDQQDPVRKDLLRNLSTRLNWAGMNDPYEKQYVNATKTNNIEMIIFLLTVSQLPKIYYSRKLASLLSKKAQDPVDAVVFVIGVQTILHQCNAAAKEDYVSHLCQYILSFEISDGSKNAQILEEEGITGLNYLEEFVKYSNLPKSAILKHIPLILLDQYHTKTMK, from the exons ATGGGGGACTTTCTGGCATTGAATAACGGATGCGGCCAGAATATTTTACAGCTTGTTTCGCGTGGAAATGCTATTATAGCTGAATTGATGCGGCTAAAGGATTACGTGCCGCCAATTTTTAG GCAGGCGGATCAACGTTACAGCCAAATCATCTTGGACTTCTCCTATTTCAAGGCTGCCGATGCGTATGAgcataaaatagaaaatgattCT GTATCGCAGGAACTGGACGAAGAGATGCGTGATACATTTTCAGATATTCTGACTAGATTTTATTTGGCTTTTGAAAGCATTCACAAGTATGTTACCGATTTGAATGCTTTTACCGAAGAATTGGAGGATGGAATATACATACAGCAATCTATCGAAACAATAATGCTCAGTGAAGAAGGAAAGCAGTTGATG TGTGAGGCAGTGTATTTGTACGGAGTCATGCTTTTGTTGGTTGATCTGCACTTCGAAGGACCAATTCGAGAACGGCTGCTTGTTTCCTACTACCGATACAATGTACAGCATATATCAACGACAAGGGTAGATGATGTTTGTGTCCTACTCAGATCAACAGGATTTAGCAATGCACCTTTGAAACGCCCTGCAAACTATCCGGAAGCATATTTTAA ACGAATTCCGCTCAACACTCTTCTTGTTGATCTCGTAATAAGTCGCCTTCGCTCGGACGAAATATACAATCAAAGTCTGGCTTTTCCTTATCCAGAACATCGGAGCATGGCGCTAGCCAGTCAGGCTGCTATGCTAGTCGTGGCTCTAGCCTTCAGCCCGTCTACGCTTCACTCTCAAACTTCGATAATGAGAGAAACAGTCGATAGATTTTTTCCGGATAATTGGGTGATCAGTATATACATGGGGCTAGTCCTGAACTTGTGGGACTGGTGGGAGCCATATAAAGCTGCAAAAAATGCTCTCAATAACACATTTGAGGTTTCAAACGTGAAACAAATTGCTCAAAAGTATGGGCAGAAGTTAAAG AAACAGGTAGCCGATACCAAAGAATTCCAATTATCCAAAAGAGTGGAGGAAAATGCAATCGGAAATACTGTCAAGCTTGTTCGTGACTGTAATGTTACTCTTCATTGGATCCTTCTCCACACCTCAATGCCTGGTATGTTCAGCGAAGGATCCAAACGATCGCGGAGTATCCGCCAACTCGTTATACAGGAATCCAAATACATCGCCATTGAATGTCTCTGGCTTTTGCTTAATACTGCTCAACTAGAGCAAGATGTTAAACAGATGTACAAACAG CTGCTGACTGACAAAGAAACAATTTGGACTCGTCATAAAGAGATTTGCGTTGAACGTATTTCTGGTTTGGCAGAAGTGTTCAGTGGAAACAGGCCGCTAGATGGGGTAGAAAAGAACGAATGCTTGCAGATATGGTTCAAAGAGATAGGAAAACACGTTGATTCCCTACAGCAAGACGAGGGAAGAAAGATAGTGCAGCTGTTTCAGGCCCTGGAAGAAGTTCAAG AGTTTCATCAATTGGAGCATAATCTACATATATCTCAGTACCTCGCTGACACTCGTGATATACTGCAGCGTATGCTTCGCACCAGTAGCATAACTGAGGATGTAATGATCGCCTTAAACATCGTAACAGACTGTAGCTACGCATGGAACATTATGGAGTCTTTCATAAGCATCATGCAGGAGTGTATTAAAAAGGATCCACCAATGGTTACCAAATTGAAACCCCTTTTTTCGAAG ATGGCATCTGCATTGGAAACTCCACTACTACGTATAAATCAAGCTCACAGTTCAGATTTGTCTTCAGTATCACAGCATTACAGTAGAGAATTGGAAGTATTTGCCCGACATGTTCTTCAAGTTATTCCAGAAACAGTGTTTGGCCTACTTGCACAGATTGTCGATTTGGAAACCAATCATCTCAAAGAGATACCTTTGCGATTAAGCAAGGATAAACTAAGAGAATACGCACAGTTGGATGACAGGCTCAag GTAGCTAAGTTAACGTACACTGTATCAGTTTTTACGGAAGGGGTGCTTGCCCTAAAGAGTGTTTCATTGGGTATTCTTCTGGTCGATTCTCACCAGCTACTTGAAGACGGAATAAGGCAAGagcttgttgaaaaaataacccTTGCCTTGCACAGTGGCCTTACATTCGATGCAAAGTCAAAG ACTAGTGAATTGCTCAAAAAATTGGAAGAGCTCGCGGTGGTAATAGACGGCTATCGCAGATCCTTCCAATACATTCAGGACTACATAAATATCAACAGTCTCAAGATATGGCAGGAAGAA ATAACTTTTATAATAAATGATGCAGTTGAACAGGAATGTAAAGGGTTAATATGGGTACCGGGCAGGAGAAACTTgcgaaagaataaaataaacagtCTGCTAGTATCAAACGATTCCAACTCTATCAATTTCATGGGAAGAATTGTACGCGAATTACTACGCGTTACCGATCCAAA GACCACTGTGTATATTGAACATACGATTGCATGGTACGATTTGAAGACCCAGACGGAGGTTTTGAATCATAAAATCTTCTCCGGCATATTAAAAGCAATGGGAATACCTGGTTTAACTGGATTAGATAAGCTGATATCCTTTTTGGCATTTACCGAGATTGAAAAGTGTATAAACTACTTAGAAAAAGGATTTCAAGATAAAGTTTGGATCGATGTGTTCAACGAATTTAACAACATCACAGAGAATACAGATACACCAAAAG gGAAACACTATCAGACGATTTCATCACGCTGCGCGAAGACTTGGCCGCCAATGCTAGATTGGGTTTTGAAAATCGGACACATGCAAATGCTGCGTAAAAAAATAGCTTATGAATTAAACATTGCTTGCAAATTCAATGCCAAACAAGTAGAAATGTCATTGAGGACATTCAACAA CGCAATTATATCGGAAATATGCAGTAATCGTGACTGGGATCAGCAGGACCCAGTGCGTAAAGATCTTTTGCGTAATTTGAGCACCAGATTGAATTGGGCAGGCATGAATGATCCGTATGAGAAACAATACGTTAATGCTACGAAAACCAACAACATTGAgatgataatatttttactcacTGTATCGCAGCTGCCGAAAATTTACTATTCCAGAAAACTTG CTAGTCTTTTGAGCAAAAAGGCTCAAGATCCCGTTGATGCAGTCGTTTTCGTCATAGGAGTTCAGACCATACTACATCAATGTAATGCTGCCGCAAAAGAGGATTATGTATCACATCTTTGCCAATATATCCTGTCCTTTGAGATCAGCGATGG